One window of Nocardia sp. NBC_00508 genomic DNA carries:
- a CDS encoding WhiB family transcriptional regulator, which yields MFESIEEQWQERALCAQTDPEAFFPEKGGSTREAKRICMGCEVRDECLEYALAHDERFGIWGGLSERERRRLKRGIG from the coding sequence CCATCGAAGAGCAGTGGCAGGAGCGTGCCCTGTGCGCGCAGACCGATCCGGAGGCGTTCTTCCCCGAGAAGGGCGGCTCGACCCGTGAGGCCAAACGGATCTGCATGGGCTGCGAAGTACGCGACGAGTGCCTGGAATACGCACTCGCACACGATGAGCGCTTCGGCATCTGGGGCGGGCTCTCCGAGCGGGAGCGCCGCCGCCTCAAGCGCGGCATCGGCT